From a region of the Haloferax volcanii DS2 genome:
- a CDS encoding NifU family protein has protein sequence MSDESESLKERVETWMVGQMPIIQMHGGNSVVRKADAESGEVVVELGGACAGCGISNITAQNIQSDLIMTFDEITDVQVKVPSSGDHGSSTVEGGRGGELQYGDEGPGHF, from the coding sequence ATGAGCGACGAGTCGGAGAGCCTCAAAGAGCGCGTCGAGACGTGGATGGTCGGTCAGATGCCGATTATCCAGATGCACGGCGGCAACAGCGTCGTGCGCAAGGCCGATGCGGAATCGGGGGAAGTCGTCGTCGAACTCGGGGGTGCGTGCGCCGGGTGCGGCATCTCGAACATCACCGCCCAGAACATCCAGTCGGACCTCATCATGACGTTCGACGAAATCACCGACGTGCAGGTCAAGGTCCCCAGTTCCGGCGACCACGGCAGCAGCACCGTCGAGGGCGGCCGCGGCGGCGAACTCCAGTACGGCGACGAGGGACCGGGGCACTTCTAA